The Ananas comosus cultivar F153 linkage group 2, ASM154086v1, whole genome shotgun sequence genome contains a region encoding:
- the LOC109706611 gene encoding probable mannitol dehydrogenase: protein MDPALGWAARDASGVLSPFSFSRRPGGEDDVTIKILYCGICHTDLHIIKNDWGNAAYPVVPGHEIVGIVTGVGSNVDKFKVGEKVGVGYMVDSCLSCDSCEQDYENYCDKVVNTSNGIFSDGTKTYGGFSDAIVVKERFVVHIPESLPLDKTAPLLCAGVTVYSPMKYFGLNESGKHLGVVGLGGLGHLAVKFGKAFGMKVTVISGSPSKEKEAIEHLGADSFLVSRNPEQMQAARSTMDGIINTVSAFHPILPLISLLKVHGKMIMLGGPNKPLELYSYSLIQGGKMVAGSCIGGMKDTQEMIEFAGKHNITAEAEVVGMEYVNTAMDRLAAGDVRYRFVIDVANTLVAT from the exons atggatcCGGCGTTGGGGTGGGCTGCGAGAGACGCTTCCGgtgttctctctcccttttctttttcaagaaG GCCCGGAGGGGAGGATGATGTTACTATAAAGATACTCTATTGCGGGATATGCCACACCGATCTTCACATCATTAAGAATGACTGGGGGAATGCCGCATACCCTGTCGTCCCTGG GCACGAGATAGTGGGGATCGTGACTGGTGTGGGATCCAATGTAGACAAGTTTAAAGTTGGGGAGAAGGTTGGCGTGGGCTACATGGTCGACTCATGCCTTTCGTGTGACAGTTGCGAGCAGGATTACGAAAACTATTGCGACAAGGTCGTAAACACATCAAATGGCATCTTCAGCGACGGTACAAAAACTTATGGTGGATTCTCTGATGCAATTGTTGTAAAAGAGCGTTTCGTGGTTCACATACCAGAGAGCTTGCCTCTGGACAAGACTGCGCCGTTACTCTGTGCCGGGGTCACCGTATACAGCCCGATGAAGTATTTTGGGCTCAACGAGTCAGGTAAGCATTTAGGGGTGGTCGGTCTCGGCGGGCTTGGGCATTTGGCTGTAAAGTTTGGCAAGGCCTTCGGGATGAAAGTTACGGTGATAAGCGGCTCGCCTAGCAAGGAGAAAGAAGCAATTGAGCACTTGGGAGCTGATTCATTCTTGGTTAGCCGCAACCCTGAGCAAATGCag GCTGCGAGAAGCACCATGGATGGTATCATCAATACCGTCTCTGCCTTCCACCCAATTTTGCCCTTGATCTCCCTGCTGAAGGTACACGGAAAGATGATAATGTTGGGTGGTCCAAATAAGCCATTGGAACTCTATTCTTATTCTCTAATCCAAG GTGGGAAGATGGTGGCTGGGAGCTGCATTGGAGGAATGAAAGATACTCAAGAAATGATTGAGTTTGCTGGGAAGCATAACATAACTGCAGAGGCGGAGGTTGTCGGAATGGAATACGTGAACACCGCGATGGACCGACTTGCCGCTGGCGATGTGAGATATCGATTCGTAATCGATGTGGCGAACACTTTGGTTGCAACTTAA